A single region of the Streptomyces virginiae genome encodes:
- a CDS encoding NfeD family protein has product MDPWLIWLITAALLGVAEIFTLTAALGLLGGAALVTAVLAAIGLPLPWQLLAFTLVATVGLVFLRPIAMRHLMPREGERFGVEALVGGSAYVTAEVTGLSGRVRIGGEEWTARAYDETQVIPPGTTVDVIEIKGSTALVYPRE; this is encoded by the coding sequence ATGGACCCTTGGCTGATCTGGTTGATCACCGCGGCTCTCTTGGGTGTGGCGGAGATCTTCACTCTCACCGCCGCACTCGGCTTGCTCGGCGGCGCCGCGCTGGTTACCGCAGTCCTCGCGGCGATCGGACTGCCCCTCCCATGGCAGCTCCTGGCTTTCACACTCGTGGCGACGGTCGGCTTGGTGTTCCTGCGCCCGATCGCCATGCGCCACCTGATGCCACGGGAAGGCGAGCGCTTCGGCGTGGAGGCCCTGGTCGGAGGATCCGCGTACGTGACTGCCGAGGTGACGGGATTGAGCGGCAGGGTCCGCATCGGTGGCGAGGAATGGACGGCCCGCGCCTACGACGAGACGCAAGTCATTCCTCCTGGAACAACCGTCGACGTCATCGAGATCAAAGGCTCCACCGCGCTCGTCTATCCCCGGGAGTGA